The proteins below are encoded in one region of Mauremys reevesii isolate NIE-2019 linkage group 15, ASM1616193v1, whole genome shotgun sequence:
- the CCDC42 gene encoding coiled-coil domain-containing protein 42 — protein MATMEEEDLSEYFRMQYGQKLLKLLMKFPAPEEQSPSPSIRLLEKKKEATLVHRAMEAQKEAFRTRMEALNNRWEELRAKEIQLKAYIKKFEQFIQENDQKRIRALKKANKEKELKKQRVKELAKAKLDMAVLKQEHQRLFNKLQQYSIFNKYLEKVVEMSEFEEIREVIGRYKTLVGMHQDLMQSAQEGLEMIEQAKVRLSHYTEEKDDEILQHNNELARLQTRFDHARSDVIVWESRWAHIQNTAAKKTLMLGTIKMATLNLFQSVSKQLKETLSVPVEDTHKQLDMIQQFIQDLSDIWVEVKKKDAQSRSLIVVVKDV, from the exons ATGGCCACCATGGAGGAAGAGGACCTGTCAGAGTATTTCCGCATGCAGTATGGGCAGAAGCTCCTGAAGCTGCTGAT GAAATTCCCAGCGCCGGAAGAGCAATCCCCATCGCCGTCCATTCGGCTGctggagaagaagaaagaggcCACGCTGGTGCACAGGGCTATGGAGGCTCAGAAGGAG GCTTTCCGGACAAGAATGGAAGCCCTGAATAACCgatgggaggagctcagggccaAGGAGATTCAGCTGAAGGCTTATATAAAGAAATTTGAGCAGTTCATACAG GAAAATGACCAAAAGCGAATTCGAGCCCTGAAGAAAGCCAACAAGGAGAAAGAGCTGAAGAAACAGAGGGTGAAGGAGCTGGCAAAGGCCAAGCTGGACATGGCAGTCCTAAAACAGGAGCATCAGCGGCTCTTCAACAAGCTGCAGCAGTACTCCATCTTCAACAAGTACCTGGAGAAGGTGGTCGAGATGTCGGAG TTTGAGGAGATACGGGAAGTCATTGGCCGGTACAAGACGCTGGTGGGCATGCACCAGGATCTCATGCAGTCGGCgcaggaggggctggagatgATCGAGCAGGCGAAGGTGCGCCTGTCGCACTATACGGAGGAGAAGGACGATGAGATCCTGCAGCACAACAACGAGCTGGCACGCCTGCAGACGCGCTTCGACCACGCCCGCAGCGATGTCATTGTCTGG GAGTCTCGCTGGGCCCACATCCAGAACACAGCTGCCAAGAAAACCCTCATGCTGGGCACCATCAAGATGGCCACCCTGAACCTCTTCCAGAGCGTGAGCAAGCAACTGAAGGAGACCTTGAGCGTGCCTGTGGAGGACACCCACAAGCAGCTGGACATG ATCCAGCAGTTCATCCAGGACCTCTCCGACATCTGGGTAGAGGTGAAAAAGAAGGACGCCCAAAGCCGGTCACTGATAGTTGTGGTCAAGGACGTGTAA